A genomic window from Quercus lobata isolate SW786 chromosome 10, ValleyOak3.0 Primary Assembly, whole genome shotgun sequence includes:
- the LOC115964275 gene encoding uncharacterized protein At4g02000-like, with translation MNGWKKLSLSDREGGEFKFQAQHKSQEFSIVAKFFTPRALNVEAIARTFNPIWRSKNGFQIQNLGDHRLLFIFENKSDVERVFRNEPWSFDKHVIVLQYFNKTLPLRDVVFKETVFWVQVHDIPITYMNQATAEALCASIGEVIHVPGNSTLGGRGFMRVRVRVDVTQPLCRGRVVTLESGEQSWVAFKYERLPILCYWCGRLNHTDKDCEEWIQSNGTLKLKDKRYDSSIRALPFYPSSKNSVCVPGYFETQK, from the coding sequence ATGAATGGATGGAAAAAACTATCCCTCTCAGATAGAGAAGGGGGTGAATTCAAATTTCAAGCGCAGCACAAATCTCAAGAGTTCTCGATTGTGGCGAAGTTCTTCACACCTAGAGCTCTAAATGTGGAAGCAATAGCACGCACCTTTAACCCTATCTGGAGATCAAAGAATGGGTTTCAGATCCAAAATCTTGGTGACCATCGATTATTGttcatatttgaaaataaatcagATGTGGAAAGGGTCTTTCGCAATGAGCCATGGAGCTTTGACAAGCATGTTATTGTACTACAATACTTTAACAAAACCCTCCCTTTGCGTGATGTGGTGTTTAAGGAGACTGTTTTTTGGGTTCAAGTGCATGACATACCGATTACATACATGAACCAAGCTACGGCAGAAGCATTGTGTGCATCGATTGGAGAGGTGATACATGTGCCGGGGAATTCTACCTTGGGCGGACGAGGTTTTATGAGGGTCCGGGTTCGAGTGGATGTTACTCAACCCCTTTGTCGTGGTAGAGTGGTGACTTTGGAGAGTGGTGAGCAGTCATGGGTGGCCTTTAAGTATGAGCGACTGCCAATTCTTTGTTATTGGTGTGGACGTCTAAACCATACCGATAAGGACTGTGAAGAATGGATTCAGAGTAATGGCACCCTCAAGCTAAAGGACAAAAGGTATGATTCTAGCATTAGAGCCTTGCCTTTCTATCCCTCAAGCAAAAATTCTGTTTGTGTGCCTGGTTATTTTGAAACACAgaaatag